In one window of Kitasatospora sp. MMS16-BH015 DNA:
- a CDS encoding ABC transporter ATP-binding protein: MSTAEVAAFRQVSKSYGQVKAVNGLDLVLRPGETVALLGPNGAGKSSSLDLLLGLREPDQGSVSLFGGTPRAAIEAGRVGAMLQSGGLMTDVKVRELVALACAVHPRGHGVAEVLRSAGIEELAERRVDKLSGGQEQRVRFALAVAGANDLIVLDEPTTGMDVSVRQQFWATMRAQAEAGRTVLFATHYLEEADSIADRVLVLHRGRLIADGTSAEIKAKAGARRITFELHAGDGVLDETALRALPGTVSLDVTGQSDGVRTVRIRSTDADAGVAGLYRAGFYPRGLEVTSLGLEQAFLTITGEADETADSERAL, translated from the coding sequence ATGAGTACGGCAGAAGTCGCCGCCTTCCGGCAGGTGAGCAAGAGCTACGGACAGGTCAAGGCGGTGAACGGCCTCGACCTGGTGCTGCGCCCGGGCGAGACGGTCGCCCTGCTCGGCCCCAACGGCGCCGGCAAGTCCAGCAGCCTCGACCTGCTGCTCGGCCTGCGCGAGCCCGACCAGGGCAGCGTCTCGCTGTTCGGCGGCACCCCGCGGGCCGCGATCGAGGCCGGCCGGGTCGGCGCGATGCTGCAGAGCGGCGGCCTGATGACGGACGTCAAGGTCCGCGAGCTGGTCGCGCTGGCCTGCGCGGTGCACCCGCGCGGCCACGGCGTCGCCGAGGTGCTGCGCAGCGCGGGCATCGAGGAGCTGGCGGAGCGCCGGGTGGACAAGCTCTCCGGCGGCCAGGAGCAGCGGGTCCGGTTCGCCCTGGCGGTGGCCGGGGCCAACGACCTGATCGTGCTGGACGAGCCGACCACCGGCATGGACGTCTCCGTCCGCCAGCAGTTCTGGGCCACCATGCGGGCCCAGGCCGAGGCCGGCCGCACCGTGCTGTTCGCCACCCACTACCTGGAGGAGGCGGACTCCATCGCCGACCGGGTGCTGGTGCTGCACCGCGGCCGGCTGATCGCCGACGGCACCTCGGCCGAGATCAAGGCCAAGGCCGGCGCCCGCCGGATCACCTTCGAGCTGCACGCCGGCGACGGCGTCCTCGACGAGACGGCGCTGCGCGCCCTGCCCGGCACGGTCAGCCTGGACGTCACCGGCCAGAGCGACGGGGTGCGCACCGTGCGGATCCGCTCCACCGACGCCGACGCCGGCGTCGCGGGCCTCTACCGGGCGGGGTTCTACCCGCGCGGCCTGGAGGTCACCAGCCTGGGCCTGGAGCAGGCCTTCCTGACCATCACCGGCGAGGCCGACGAGACCGCGGATTCGGAGCGTGCGCTGTGA
- a CDS encoding ABC transporter permease, producing MTTLIKLEILRTLRNKRYVLFTVLYPALLYVFFISAYNGGTVAGGVSAKSYFMVSMATFGAVGAVLTGSAQRISLERKSGWVRQLRLTALPGRAYTVAKIAACAVTTLPAILVVFAIGAIEGVSLGAGQWLGLGLALWLGSFVFAALGVALGYAAQPDAVQPIVMIVYMLMALFGGTWFPVGDSLKKFAQFNPVYLYNQLATFVRPGQSLDLAAVAGLGGFLVVFVGAAAYLYRKDTRQA from the coding sequence GTGACCACCCTGATCAAGCTGGAGATCCTGCGCACCCTGCGCAACAAGCGGTACGTGCTCTTCACCGTGCTCTACCCGGCGCTGCTGTACGTCTTCTTCATCAGCGCCTACAACGGCGGCACGGTCGCCGGGGGCGTGAGCGCCAAGTCGTACTTCATGGTCTCGATGGCCACCTTCGGCGCGGTCGGCGCGGTGCTCACCGGCAGCGCGCAGCGGATCTCGCTGGAGCGCAAGAGCGGCTGGGTGCGGCAGCTGCGGCTCACCGCGCTGCCGGGGCGGGCGTACACCGTGGCCAAGATCGCGGCCTGCGCGGTGACCACCCTGCCCGCGATCCTGGTGGTCTTCGCGATCGGCGCGATCGAGGGCGTCTCCCTGGGCGCCGGCCAGTGGCTGGGCCTCGGGCTCGCGCTCTGGCTGGGCAGCTTCGTCTTCGCGGCGCTCGGCGTGGCCCTCGGGTACGCGGCCCAGCCGGACGCGGTGCAGCCGATCGTGATGATCGTCTACATGCTGATGGCGCTGTTCGGCGGCACCTGGTTCCCGGTCGGCGACTCGCTGAAGAAGTTCGCCCAGTTCAACCCGGTCTACCTCTACAACCAGCTGGCCACCTTCGTCCGCCCCGGCCAGTCGCTCGACCTCGCCGCGGTGGCCGGCCTGGGCGGCTTCCTGGTGGTCTTCGTCGGCGCCGCGGCCTACCTGTACCGCAAGGACACCAGGCAGGCATGA
- a CDS encoding sensor histidine kinase — MMIDMSSPQPSPPSTAATGPEGRRGFLTSPGQPVENRRQLVVKLAWMSIWMLYLLYPLADLTSGEHSTGAVVAGSIALGGFLLTYLALIAFRSVKPADWPGGYLIVGFLLAVALGTAFGLGQAWLTLFTYCSVCAGVVLPARYGMPGVLAVTALAAATGFLIRADGVTMVSIVLPCFLGGLAMTGLQRLIVTMKELREARAAVAHLAAAEERLRLARDLHDLLGHSLSLITLKSELAGRLMDQSQDEAARAQVADIEKVARQSLVDVREAVGGYRRPTLPVELAAARTALSAAQVTLDADPAVADGRPGLGGEETGALAWALREAVTNIVRHGEGATVCHVHLDETWEGDGERYAVLEVSDNGRGPGKSGPGNGLSGLGERLALVGGRLETGPGPRGKGFKLRALVPLRTVSGA; from the coding sequence ATGATGATCGACATGTCCTCGCCGCAGCCCTCGCCCCCCAGTACCGCCGCCACCGGGCCGGAGGGGCGACGCGGGTTCCTGACCTCGCCCGGCCAGCCGGTGGAGAACCGGCGCCAGCTGGTGGTGAAGCTGGCGTGGATGTCGATCTGGATGCTCTACCTGCTCTACCCGCTCGCCGACCTGACGAGCGGTGAGCACTCCACCGGGGCCGTGGTGGCCGGGTCGATCGCACTGGGCGGCTTCCTGCTGACCTACCTCGCGCTGATCGCCTTCCGCTCCGTCAAGCCCGCCGACTGGCCCGGCGGTTACCTGATCGTGGGCTTCCTGCTCGCGGTGGCGCTGGGCACCGCCTTCGGGCTCGGGCAGGCCTGGCTGACGCTCTTCACCTACTGCTCGGTCTGCGCCGGCGTGGTGCTGCCAGCCCGGTACGGGATGCCCGGGGTGCTCGCGGTGACGGCGCTGGCCGCCGCCACCGGCTTCCTGATCCGGGCCGACGGCGTCACCATGGTCTCGATCGTGCTGCCCTGCTTCCTCGGCGGCCTCGCGATGACCGGGCTCCAGCGGCTCATCGTGACCATGAAGGAGCTGCGCGAGGCCCGGGCCGCCGTGGCCCACCTGGCCGCCGCCGAGGAGCGGCTGCGCCTGGCCCGCGACCTGCACGACCTGCTGGGGCACTCGCTCTCGCTGATCACGCTGAAGAGCGAGCTGGCCGGGCGGCTGATGGACCAGAGCCAGGACGAGGCCGCCCGGGCCCAGGTGGCCGACATCGAGAAGGTCGCCCGGCAGTCCCTGGTCGACGTTCGCGAGGCCGTCGGCGGCTACCGCCGTCCCACCCTGCCGGTCGAACTCGCCGCTGCCCGCACCGCCCTGAGCGCCGCCCAGGTCACCCTGGACGCCGACCCCGCGGTGGCCGACGGCCGCCCCGGCCTCGGCGGCGAGGAGACCGGAGCGCTCGCCTGGGCGCTGCGCGAGGCCGTCACCAACATCGTCCGGCACGGCGAGGGCGCCACCGTCTGCCACGTCCACCTCGACGAGACCTGGGAGGGCGACGGCGAGCGCTACGCCGTCCTGGAGGTCTCCGACAACGGCCGCGGCCCCGGCAAGTCCGGCCCCGGCAACGGCCTCTCCGGCCTGGGCGAGCGCCTCGCCCTGGTCGGCGGCCGCCTGGAGACCGGCCCGGGCCCGCGCGGCAAGGGCTTCAAGCTCCGCGCGCTCGTCCCGCTGCGGACGGTCAGCGGGGCTTGA
- a CDS encoding response regulator transcription factor — MVRVLLAEDQGMVREALAALLGLEGDIAVVAQVSRGDEVVDAVLAHDVQVAVLDIEMPGMTGIDAAAEVRRRSPATKVVIATTFGRPGYLRRAMEAGADGFLVKDAPAAELAQAIRRVLRGERVIDPTLAAAALAEGANPLTTRERDVLAAAADGAVNADIARLLHLSEGTVRNYLSMAIQKTAARNRTEAVRIAREKGWL, encoded by the coding sequence ATGGTGCGGGTCCTCCTCGCCGAGGACCAGGGGATGGTGCGGGAGGCGCTGGCCGCGCTGCTCGGGCTCGAGGGGGACATCGCGGTGGTCGCGCAGGTCTCCCGGGGGGACGAGGTGGTGGACGCGGTGCTCGCGCACGACGTGCAGGTCGCGGTGCTGGACATCGAGATGCCCGGGATGACCGGGATCGACGCCGCCGCCGAGGTGCGCCGCCGCAGCCCCGCCACCAAGGTGGTCATCGCCACCACCTTCGGCCGCCCCGGCTACCTGCGCCGCGCCATGGAGGCCGGCGCCGACGGCTTCCTGGTCAAGGACGCCCCGGCCGCCGAACTCGCCCAGGCCATCCGCCGGGTGCTGCGCGGCGAGCGGGTCATCGACCCCACCCTGGCCGCCGCCGCCCTCGCCGAGGGCGCCAACCCGCTCACCACCCGCGAACGCGACGTGCTCGCCGCGGCGGCCGACGGCGCGGTCAACGCCGACATCGCCCGCCTCCTCCACCTCTCCGAGGGCACCGTCCGCAACTACCTCTCGATGGCCATCCAGAAGACGGCCGCCCGCAACCGCACCGAGGCGGTGCGGATCGCCCGCGAAAAGGGCTGGCTGTAA
- a CDS encoding transglutaminase-like domain-containing protein: MTEQSRARFRTEARAEHPDAVLLCLLAAAEHTLAPGAEPPPTLEELLAACQAALDRHAAAVRLAVAERAPATPEETAALLAAVLGGRERFHGRPADYRRLESSLLPEVLRRRRGLPIMLSLVWTAVAARAGLTVHGVALPGHFIVAVGGPEAGNEYVLADPYHGGRLLDLDDVAELVLRTGHHFTPDMLTPAQPLDLVLRVLGNIRSWATDRPEQARTQLWATELSLLLPRHPAQLRLERAELLVRTGDFLAGAAEMDAYAEILDAFDPDSATKVRREARAARHRLN, translated from the coding sequence GTGACCGAGCAGAGCAGAGCGCGTTTCCGTACCGAGGCCAGGGCCGAGCACCCGGACGCGGTGCTGCTCTGCCTGCTGGCCGCGGCCGAGCACACCCTGGCCCCCGGCGCCGAGCCGCCGCCGACCCTGGAGGAGCTGCTGGCGGCCTGTCAGGCCGCCCTCGACCGGCACGCGGCGGCCGTCCGGCTGGCCGTGGCCGAGCGGGCCCCGGCCACCCCGGAGGAGACGGCCGCGCTGCTGGCCGCCGTGCTGGGCGGGCGGGAGCGGTTCCACGGCCGGCCGGCCGACTACCGGCGGCTGGAGTCCTCGCTGCTGCCGGAGGTGCTGCGGCGCCGGCGCGGGCTGCCGATCATGCTCTCGCTGGTCTGGACGGCGGTGGCCGCGCGGGCCGGGCTCACCGTGCACGGGGTGGCCCTGCCGGGCCACTTCATCGTCGCGGTGGGCGGCCCGGAGGCGGGCAACGAGTACGTCCTGGCCGACCCGTACCACGGCGGCCGGCTGCTCGACCTGGACGACGTGGCCGAGCTGGTGCTGCGCACCGGCCACCACTTCACGCCCGACATGCTCACCCCGGCCCAGCCGCTGGACCTCGTCCTGCGCGTCCTCGGCAACATCCGCAGCTGGGCCACCGACCGCCCCGAGCAGGCCCGCACCCAGCTCTGGGCCACCGAGCTCTCCCTGCTGCTCCCCCGCCACCCGGCCCAGCTCCGCCTGGAGCGCGCCGAACTCCTCGTCCGCACCGGCGACTTCCTGGCCGGCGCGGCCGAGATGGACGCCTACGCGGAGATCCTCGACGCCTTCGACCCGGACAGCGCCACCAAGGTCCGCCGCGAGGCGCGCGCCGCCAGGCACCGCCTCAACTAG
- a CDS encoding GNAT family N-acetyltransferase, with product MSVRRLSEVVEGRPVYRDVVGVLVSWDDACQVTVVPRAGEPVSFPAELMIAAKTVPLFPARRTALPETEPTALQALASRGWAAADQQRLGDWLLRASGGHTKRANSCQALGDPGLPLAEATAAVGRWYAERGLPALFEVSTPGTDPALVAELDALGERIAPTEVRTAPLAPVIRAGAGTERVRLHRAPDEGWFERYHGGADPATAEAARALLLGGPSVWFAAVPAPGGGAPLAIGRCVVDGPWVLFNAVETAPEARRQGLATAVMSVLAARAAEEGATGAFLQVEADNTAARTLYDRLGFTTSHTYHYARLPQR from the coding sequence GTGTCCGTCCGACGCCTTTCGGAGGTCGTCGAGGGCCGCCCGGTGTACCGCGATGTGGTCGGGGTGCTCGTATCCTGGGACGACGCGTGTCAGGTCACCGTGGTCCCCCGTGCCGGTGAACCGGTCTCCTTCCCCGCTGAGCTGATGATCGCCGCCAAGACCGTACCTCTCTTCCCGGCCCGCCGGACAGCGCTTCCGGAAACCGAGCCGACGGCCCTTCAGGCACTCGCCTCGCGCGGCTGGGCCGCCGCTGACCAGCAGAGACTCGGTGACTGGCTGCTGCGGGCGAGCGGCGGCCACACCAAGCGCGCCAATTCCTGCCAGGCACTGGGCGATCCCGGGCTGCCGCTCGCGGAGGCGACCGCCGCGGTCGGCCGTTGGTACGCGGAGCGCGGGCTGCCCGCCCTGTTCGAGGTGAGCACCCCCGGCACCGATCCGGCGCTCGTCGCGGAGCTGGACGCGCTCGGCGAGCGCATCGCCCCGACCGAGGTGCGCACCGCCCCGCTGGCGCCGGTGATCCGCGCGGGCGCCGGGACCGAGCGGGTGCGGCTCCACCGGGCGCCGGACGAGGGCTGGTTCGAGCGGTACCACGGCGGGGCCGACCCGGCCACGGCCGAGGCCGCCCGGGCGCTGCTGCTCGGCGGGCCCTCGGTCTGGTTCGCCGCCGTGCCGGCCCCCGGCGGCGGCGCGCCGCTCGCGATCGGGCGCTGCGTGGTGGACGGGCCCTGGGTGCTGTTCAACGCCGTGGAGACCGCCCCCGAGGCCCGCCGCCAGGGCCTGGCGACCGCCGTGATGTCCGTACTGGCCGCCCGCGCCGCCGAGGAGGGCGCCACCGGCGCCTTCCTCCAGGTCGAGGCCGACAACACCGCCGCCCGCACGCTCTATGACAGGCTCGGCTTCACGACCAGTCACACTTACCACTACGCCCGTCTTCCCCAGCGGTAG
- the fdxA gene encoding ferredoxin, with protein sequence MTYVIAQPCVDVKDKACIEECPVDCIYEGQRSLYIHPDECVDCGACEPVCPVEAIFYEDDTPEEWKDFYKANVEFFDDLGSPGGASKLGVIEKDHPVVAALPPQGE encoded by the coding sequence GTGACCTACGTCATCGCGCAGCCTTGTGTCGACGTCAAGGACAAGGCCTGCATCGAAGAGTGCCCGGTCGACTGCATCTACGAGGGGCAGCGCTCCCTCTACATCCACCCGGATGAGTGTGTCGACTGCGGCGCGTGTGAGCCGGTCTGCCCGGTCGAGGCCATCTTCTACGAGGACGACACCCCGGAGGAGTGGAAGGACTTCTACAAGGCGAACGTCGAGTTCTTCGACGACCTCGGTTCGCCCGGTGGCGCCTCCAAGCTCGGCGTGATCGAGAAGGACCACCCGGTCGTCGCGGCGCTCCCGCCGCAGGGCGAGTGA
- the dapC gene encoding succinyldiaminopimelate transaminase, translating into MSTNEAQHAPLPGHPGAARRVSDLLPVFPWDKLEPYKATALAHPGGLCDFSVGTPVDPVPELIQKALAASTDTPGYPTVWGPLELRRAIAGWLHHRLGAEIGPEAVLPTVGSKELVAWLPTQLGLGPGDQVAYPRLAYPTYEVGARLCGAEPVEYEDVADLDPSRVRLLWLNSPSNPTGRVLTPAELRRAVEWAREHRVLLVSDECYLELGWEADPVSVLHPSVCGGSHEGLLVVHSLSKRSNLAGYRASFVAGDAIVVRELLEIRKHGGMIVPAPVQAATIAALGDDAHVAEQRSRYARRRAALRSALEAHGFRIEHSEASLYLWATQGRPCWDTVAHLADLGILVAPGDFYGPAGAQHVRVAFTATDERIAAAVERLRQA; encoded by the coding sequence GTGAGCACCAACGAAGCTCAGCACGCGCCGCTCCCGGGCCACCCGGGGGCGGCGCGCCGCGTATCGGACCTGCTGCCCGTCTTCCCCTGGGACAAGCTGGAGCCGTACAAGGCCACCGCCCTCGCCCACCCGGGCGGGCTCTGCGACTTCTCGGTCGGCACCCCCGTCGACCCCGTCCCGGAGCTGATCCAGAAGGCGCTGGCCGCCAGCACCGACACCCCCGGCTACCCGACCGTCTGGGGCCCGCTCGAACTGCGCCGGGCCATCGCCGGCTGGCTGCACCACCGCCTGGGCGCCGAGATCGGCCCCGAGGCCGTGCTGCCCACCGTCGGCTCCAAGGAGCTGGTCGCCTGGCTCCCCACCCAGCTCGGCCTCGGCCCCGGCGACCAGGTCGCCTACCCGCGCCTCGCCTACCCGACCTACGAGGTCGGCGCCCGCCTCTGCGGCGCCGAACCGGTGGAGTACGAGGACGTCGCCGACCTGGACCCGTCCCGGGTCCGGCTGCTCTGGCTCAACTCCCCCTCCAACCCGACCGGCCGCGTGCTCACGCCCGCCGAGCTGCGGCGGGCGGTCGAGTGGGCCCGGGAGCACCGCGTCCTGCTGGTCAGCGACGAGTGCTACCTCGAACTGGGCTGGGAGGCCGACCCGGTCTCCGTGCTGCACCCCTCGGTCTGCGGCGGCTCCCACGAGGGCCTGCTGGTCGTGCACTCGCTCTCCAAGCGCTCCAACCTGGCGGGTTACCGCGCCTCCTTCGTGGCCGGCGACGCGATCGTCGTCCGCGAGCTCCTGGAGATCCGCAAGCACGGCGGCATGATCGTCCCCGCCCCGGTCCAGGCCGCCACCATCGCCGCCCTCGGCGACGACGCCCACGTGGCTGAGCAGCGCTCGCGCTATGCCCGGCGCCGGGCGGCGCTGCGGTCCGCCCTGGAAGCCCACGGCTTCCGGATCGAGCACTCCGAAGCCAGCCTCTACCTCTGGGCCACTCAGGGCCGCCCCTGCTGGGACACCGTCGCCCACCTGGCCGACCTCGGCATCCTGGTCGCCCCGGGCGACTTCTACGGCCCGGCCGGAGCCCAGCACGTCCGCGTGGCGTTCACGGCGACGGACGAACGGATCGCCGCCGCAGTCGAGCGACTGCGCCAGGCATAG